A region of Liolophura sinensis isolate JHLJ2023 chromosome 8, CUHK_Ljap_v2, whole genome shotgun sequence DNA encodes the following proteins:
- the LOC135474075 gene encoding uncharacterized protein LOC135474075 isoform X1, protein MKLIVLGILAMVAAASCLPLQQHIPSKTKRTAEYVVRSKTKRDVEFDLPSKTKRDVEFKLPSKTKRDAEFDLPSKTKRDADLELPSKTKREALPSKTKRAALPSQTKRDAEFEFPSKTKREALPSKTRRDAEIDIPSKTKRDVQFEFPSKTKRDALPSQTKRDAEIELPSKTKRDAEFELPSKTKRDADLELPSKTKREALPSKTKRDVEFELPSKTKREALPSKTKRDAEINFPSKTKRNAEIGLPSKTKREALPSKTKRDAEFELPSKTKREALPSKTKRDADFELPSKTKREALPSKTKREAVPSKTKREADFELPSKTKRDANFELPSKTKRDAEIDLPSKTKRDADFDLPSKTKRATLPSKTKRDAELELPSKTKREALPSKTKREALPSKTKRDAEIDLPSKTKRGVDFELPSKTKREALSSKTRRDAELELPSKTKREALPSKTKRAAIPSQTKRDAEFELPSKTKREALPSKTKRDAEIDLPSKTKRDADLELPSKTKRAALPSQTKRDAEIELPSKTKREALPSKTKRDAEIDLPSKTKRDAEFEFPSKTKREAFPSKTKRDAEIDLPSKTKRDADLELPSKTKRAALPSQTKRDAEIELPSKTKREALPSKTKRDAEIDLPSKTKRDAEFEFPSKTKREAFPSKTKRDAEIDLPSKTKRDADLELPSKTKRAALPSQTKRDAEIELPSKTKRETLPSKTKRAALPSQTKRDAEFELPSKTKRDAEIDLPSKTKRDADLELPSKTKRATLPSQTKRDAEIELPSKTKREALPSKTKRDAEIDLPSKTKRDADLELPSKTKRATLPSQTKRDAEIELPSKTKRETLPSKTKRSALPSQTKRDAEFELPSKTKRDAEIDLPSKTKRDADLELPSKTKRAALPSQTKRDAEIELPSKTKREALPSKTKRDTEIDLPSKTKRDAEFEFPSKTKREALPSKTKRDAEIDLPSKTKRDADLELPSKTKRAALPSQTKRDAEIELPSKTKREALPSKTKRDAEIDLPSKTKRDAEFELPSKTKRDAEIDLPSKTKRDADLELPSKTKREALSSKTRRDAGLELPSKTKREALPSKTKRAALPSQTKRDAEFEFPSKTKRDAEIDLPSKTKRGADLELPSKTKRAALPSQTKRDAEIELPSKTKREALPSKTKRDAEIDLPSKTKRDVDLELPSKTKRSALPSQTKRDAEIELPSKTKREALPSKTKRDAEIDLPSKTKRDADLELPSKTKRAALPSQTKRDAEIELPSKTKREALPSKTKRDAEIDLPSKTKRDVDLELPSKIKRAALPSQTKRDAEIELPSKTKREALPSKTRRDAELELPSKTKREALPSKTKREALSSQTKRDAEIELPSKTKRDAEIDLPSKTKRGADFELPSKTKREALPSKTRRDAELELPSKTKREALPSKTKRSALPSQTKRDAEFEFPSKTKREALPSKTKRDAEIDLPSKTKRDADLELPSKTKRAALPSQTKRDAEIELPSKTKREALPSKTKRDAEIDLPSKTKRDAEFEFPSKTKREAFPSKTKRDAEIDLPSKTKRDADFELPSKTKRAALPSQTKRDAEISIPSKTKREADSELPSKTKREALPSQTKRDAKFKLPSKTKREALPSKTKRDADFELPSKSKREALPSKTKRDADFELPSKTKRDANF, encoded by the exons ATGAAGCTGATTGTGCTGGGGATCTTGGCAATGGTAGCTGCTGCAAGCT GCCTGCCTCTTCAACAACACATCCCctccaaaacaaaaagaacagctGAATATGTTGTTCGTTCTAAAACAAAGAGAGATGTTGAATTCGACCTTCCTTCCAAAACCAAGAGAGATGTTGAGTTCAAACTTCCCTCCAAGACCAAGAGAGATGCTGAGTTCGACCTTCCATCAAAAACCAAGAGAGATGCTGATTTAGAGCTCCCTTCCAAAACCAAGAGAGAAGCCCTTCCGTCCAAAACCAAAAGGGCAGCCCTACCATCCCAAACAAAGAGAGATGCTGAGTTCGAATTTCCCTCCAAAACCAAGAGAGAAGCCCTTCCTTCTAAAACTAGGAGAGATGCTGAGATCGACATTCCATCCAAAACGAAGAGAGATGTTCAGTTCGAATTTCCCTCCAAAACCAAGAGAGACGCTCTTCCTTCACAAACCAAGAGAGATGCTGAGATCGAACTTCCCTCCAAAACAAAGAGAGATGCTGAGTTCGAACTTCCATCAAAAACCAAGAGAGATGCTGATTTAGAGCTCCCTTCCAAAACCAAGAGAGAAGCCCTTCCTTCCAAAACCAAGAGAGATGTTGAGTTTGAATTACCCTCCAAAACCAAGAGAGAAGCCCTTCCTTCCAAAACCAAGAGAGATGCTGAGATCAACTTTCCTTCCAAAACAAAGAGAAATGCTGAGATAGGCCTTCCCTCTAAAACCAAGAGAGAAGCCCTTCCTTCCAAAACTAAGAGAGATGCTGAGTTCGAGCTTCCCTCCAAAACAAAGAGAGAAGCACTGCCCTCCAAGACCAAGAGAGATGCTGATTTCGAATTACCCTCCAAAACCAAGAGAGAAGCACTTCCCTCCAAGACCAAGAGAGAAGCAGTTCCGTCCAAGACCAAGAGAGAAGCTGATTTCGAACTACCCTCTAAAACTAAAAGAGATGCCAATTTCGAATTACCCTCTAAAACCAAGAGAGATGCTGAGATCGACCTTCCATCTAAAACCAAGAGAGATGCTGATTTTGACCTTCCATCCAAAACCAAAAGAGCTACCCTGCCTTCCAAAACAAAGAGAGATGCTGAGCTAGAGCTTCCTTCCAAAACCAAGAGAGAGGCCCTTCCTTCCAAAACCAAAAGGGAAGCCCTACCATCTAAAACCAAGAGAGATGCTGAGATCGACCTTCCATCCAAAACTAAGAGAGGTGTTGATTTCGAGCTTCCCTCCAAAACCAAAAGGGAAGCCCTGTCTTCCAAAACTAGGAGAGATGCTGAGCTAGAGCTTCCTTCCAAGACCAAGAGAGAAGCCCTTCCTTCCAAAACCAAAAGGGCAGCCATACCGTCCCAAACGAAGAGAGATGCTGAGTTCGAACTTCCCTCCAAAACCAAGAGAGAAGCCCTTCCCTCCAAAACCAAGAGAGATGCTGAGATCGACCTTCCATCCAAAACTAAGAGAGATGCTGATTTAGAGCTTCCATCCAAAACCAAAAGGGCAGCTCTACCATCCCAAACGAAGAGAGATGCAGAGATAGAGCTTCCTTCCAAAACCAAGAGAGAAGCCCTTCCATCCAAAACCAAGAGAGATGCTGAGATTGACCTTCCATCCAAAACGAAGAGAGATGCTGAGTTCGAATTTCCCTCCAAAACCAAGAGAGAAGCCTTTCCTTCCAAAACCAAGAGAGATGCTGAGATCGACCTTCCATCCAAAACTAAGAGAGATGCTGATTTAGAGCTTCCATCCAAAACCAAAAGGGCAGCTCTACCATCCCAAACGAAGAGAGATGCAGAGATAGAGCTTCCATCTAAAACCAAGAGAGAAGCCCTTCCATCCAAAACCAAGAGAGATGCTGAGATTGACCTTCCATCCAAAACTAAGAGAGATGCTGAGTTCGAATTTCCCTCCAAAACCAAGAGAGAAGCCTTTCCTTCCAAAACCAAGAGAGATGCTGAGATCGACCTTCCATCCAAAACTAAGAGAGATGCTGATTTAGAGCTTCCATCCAAAACCAAAAGGGCAGCTCTACCATCCCAAACGAAGAGAGATGCAGAGATAGAGCTTCCTTCTAAAACCAAGAGAGAAACCCTTCCTTCCAAAACCAAAAGGGCAGCCCTACCGTCCCAAACGAAGAGAGATGCTGAGTTCGAACTTCCCTCCAAAACCAAGAGAGATGCTGAGATCGACCTTCCATCCAAAACTAAGAGAGATGCTGATTTAGAGCTTCCATCCAAAACCAAAAGGGCAACTCTACCATCCCAAACGAAGAGAGATGCAGAGATAGAGCTTCCTTCTAAAACCAAGAGAGAAGCTCTTCCCTCCAAAACCAAGAGAGATGCTGAGATCGACCTTCCATCCAAAACAAAGAGAGATGCTGATTTAGAGCTTCCATCCAAAACCAAAAGGGCAACTCTACCATCCCAAACGAAGAGAGATGCAGAGATCGAGCTTCCTTCTAAAACCAAGAGAGAAACCCTTCCTTCCAAAACCAAAAGGTCAGCCCTACCGTCCCAAACGAAGAGAGATGCTGAGTTCGAACTTCCCTCCAAAACCAAGAGAGATGCTGAGATCGACCTTCCATCCAAAACTAAGAGAGATGCTGATTTAGAGCTTCCATCCAAAACCAAAAGGGCAGCTCTGCCATCCCAAACGAAGAGAGATGCAGAGATAGAGCTTCCTTCTAAAACCAAGAGAGAAGCCCTTCCCTCCAAAACCAAGAGAGATACTGAGATTGACCTTCCATCCAAAACAAAGAGAGATGCTGAGTTCGAATTTCCCTCCAAAACCAAGAGAGAAGCCCTTCCCTCCAAAACCAAGAGAGATGCTGAGATTGACCTTCCATCCAAAACTAAGAGAGATGCTGATTTAGAGCTTCCATCCAAAACCAAAAGGGCAGCTCTACCATCCCAAACGAAGAGAGATGCAGAGATAGAGCTTCCTTCTAAAACCAAGAGAGAAGCCCTTCCATCCAAAACCAAGAGAGATGCTGAGATCGACCTTCCATCCAAAACTAAGAGAGATGCTGAGTTCGAACTTCCCTCCAAAACCAAGAGAGATGCTGAGATCGACCTTCCATCCAAAACCAAGAGAGATGCTGATTTAGAGCTTCCATCCAAAACCAAAAGGGAAGCCCTGTCTTCCAAAACTAGAAGAGATGCTGGGCTAGAGCTTCCTTCCAAGACCAAGAGAGAAGCCCTTCCCTCCAAAACCAAAAGGGCAGCCCTACCGTCCCAAACGAAGAGAGATGCTGAGTTCGAATTTCCCTCCAAAACCAAGAGAGATGCTGAGATCGACCTTCCATCCAAAACTAAGAGAGGTGCTGATTTAGAGCTTCCATCCAAAACCAAAAGGGCAGCTCTACCATCCCAAACGAAGAGAGATGCAGAGATAGAGCTTCCTTCTAAAACCAAGAGAGAAGCCCTTCCCTCCAAAACCAAGAGAGATGCTGAGATCGACCTTCCATCCAAAACGAAGAGAGATGTTGATTTAGAGCTTCCATCCAAAACCAAAAGGTCAGCTCTACCATCCCAAACGAAGAGAGATGCAGAGATAGAGCTTCCTTCTAAAACCAAGAGAGAAGCCCTTCCTTCCAAAACCAAAAGAGATGCTGAGATCGACCTTCCATCCAAAACTAAGAGAGATGCTGATTTAGAGCTTCCATCCAAAACCAAAAGGGCAGCTCTACCATCCCAAACGAAGAGAGATGCAGAGATAGAGCTTCCTTCTAAAACCAAGAGAGAAGCCCTTCCTTCCAAAACCAAGAGAGATGCTGAGATCGACCTTCCATCCAAAACAAAGAGAGATGTTGATTTAGAGCTTCCTTCCAAAATCAAAAGGGCAGCTCTACCATCCCAAACGAAGAGAGATGCAGAGATAGAGCTTCCTTCTAAAACCAAGAGAGAAGCCCTTCCTTCCAAAACCAGGAGAGATGCTGAGCTAGAGCTTCCTTCCAAAACCAAGAGAGAGGCCCTTCCTTCCAAAACCAAAAGGGAAGCCCTATCATCCCAAACGAAGAGAGATGCAGAGATCGAGCTTCCTTCTAAAACGAAGAGAGATGCTGAGATCGACCTTCCATCCAAAACTAAGAGAGGTGCTGATTTCGAGCTTCCCTCCAAGACCAAAAGGGAAGCCCTGCCTTCCAAAACTAGGAGAGATGCTGAGCTAGAGCTTCCTTCCAAGACCAAGAGAGAAGCCCTTCCATCCAAAACCAAAAGGTCAGCCCTACCGTCCCAAACGAAGAGAGATGCTGAGTTCGAATTTCCCTCCAAAACCAAGAGAGAAGCCCTTCCCTCCAAAACCAAGAGAGATGCTGAGATCGACCTTCCATCCAAAACTAAGAGAGATGCTGATTTAGAGCTTCCATCCAAAACCAAAAGGGCAGCTCTACCATCCCAAACGAAGAGAGATGCAGAGATAGAGCTTCCTTCTAAAACCAAGAGAGAAGCCCTTCCCTCCAAAACCAAGAGAGATGCTGAGATTGACCTTCCATCCAAAACGAAGAGAGATGCTGAGTTCGAATTTCCCTCCAAAACCAAGAGAGAAGCCTTTCCTTCCAAAACCAAAAGAGATGCTGAGATCGACCTTCCATCCAAAACTAAGAGAGATGCTGATTTTGAGCTTCCATCCAAAACCAAAAGGGCAGCTCTACCATCCCAAACGAAGAGAGATGCTGAGATAAGCATTCCCTCTAAGACCAAAAGAGAAGCTGATTCAGAGCTTCCTTCTAAAACCAAAAGGGAAGCCCTTCCTTCCCAAACAAAGAGAGATGCTAAGTTCAAACTTCCCTCCAAAACCAAGAGAGAAGCACTTCCTTCCAAGACCAAGAGAGATGCTGATTTCGAGCTACCCTCCAAATCCAAGAGAGAAGCACTTCCCTCCAAGACCAAGAGAGATGCTGATTTTGAGCTACCCTCGAAAACTAAAAGAGATGCCAATTTTTAA
- the LOC135474075 gene encoding uncharacterized protein LOC135474075 isoform X2: MKLIVLGILAMVAAASCLPLQQHIPSKTKRTAEYVVRSKTKRDVEFDLPSKTKRDVEFKLPSKTKRDALPSQTKRDAEIELPSKTKRDAEFELPSKTKRDADLELPSKTKREALPSKTKRDVEFELPSKTKREALPSKTKRDAEINFPSKTKRNAEIGLPSKTKREALPSKTKRDAEFELPSKTKREALPSKTKRDADFELPSKTKREALPSKTKREAVPSKTKREADFELPSKTKRDANFELPSKTKRDAEIDLPSKTKRDADFDLPSKTKRATLPSKTKRDAELELPSKTKREALPSKTKREALPSKTKRDAEIDLPSKTKRGVDFELPSKTKREALSSKTRRDAELELPSKTKREALPSKTKRAAIPSQTKRDAEFELPSKTKREALPSKTKRDAEIDLPSKTKRDADLELPSKTKRAALPSQTKRDAEIELPSKTKREALPSKTKRDAEIDLPSKTKRDAEFEFPSKTKREAFPSKTKRDAEIDLPSKTKRDADLELPSKTKRAALPSQTKRDAEIELPSKTKREALPSKTKRDAEIDLPSKTKRDAEFEFPSKTKREAFPSKTKRDAEIDLPSKTKRDADLELPSKTKRAALPSQTKRDAEIELPSKTKRETLPSKTKRAALPSQTKRDAEFELPSKTKRDAEIDLPSKTKRDADLELPSKTKRATLPSQTKRDAEIELPSKTKREALPSKTKRDAEIDLPSKTKRDADLELPSKTKRATLPSQTKRDAEIELPSKTKRETLPSKTKRSALPSQTKRDAEFELPSKTKRDAEIDLPSKTKRDADLELPSKTKRAALPSQTKRDAEIELPSKTKREALPSKTKRDTEIDLPSKTKRDAEFEFPSKTKREALPSKTKRDAEIDLPSKTKRDADLELPSKTKRAALPSQTKRDAEIELPSKTKREALPSKTKRDAEIDLPSKTKRDAEFELPSKTKRDAEIDLPSKTKRDADLELPSKTKREALSSKTRRDAGLELPSKTKREALPSKTKRAALPSQTKRDAEFEFPSKTKRDAEIDLPSKTKRGADLELPSKTKRAALPSQTKRDAEIELPSKTKREALPSKTKRDAEIDLPSKTKRDVDLELPSKTKRSALPSQTKRDAEIELPSKTKREALPSKTKRDAEIDLPSKTKRDADLELPSKTKRAALPSQTKRDAEIELPSKTKREALPSKTKRDAEIDLPSKTKRDVDLELPSKIKRAALPSQTKRDAEIELPSKTKREALPSKTRRDAELELPSKTKREALPSKTKREALSSQTKRDAEIELPSKTKRDAEIDLPSKTKRGADFELPSKTKREALPSKTRRDAELELPSKTKREALPSKTKRSALPSQTKRDAEFEFPSKTKREALPSKTKRDAEIDLPSKTKRDADLELPSKTKRAALPSQTKRDAEIELPSKTKREALPSKTKRDAEIDLPSKTKRDAEFEFPSKTKREAFPSKTKRDAEIDLPSKTKRDADFELPSKTKRAALPSQTKRDAEISIPSKTKREADSELPSKTKREALPSQTKRDAKFKLPSKTKREALPSKTKRDADFELPSKSKREALPSKTKRDADFELPSKTKRDANF, translated from the exons ATGAAGCTGATTGTGCTGGGGATCTTGGCAATGGTAGCTGCTGCAAGCT GCCTGCCTCTTCAACAACACATCCCctccaaaacaaaaagaacagctGAATATGTTGTTCGTTCTAAAACAAAGAGAGATGTTGAATTCGACCTTCCTTCCAAAACCAAGAGAGATGTTGAGTTCAAACTTCCCTCCAAG ACCAAGAGAGACGCTCTTCCTTCACAAACCAAGAGAGATGCTGAGATCGAACTTCCCTCCAAAACAAAGAGAGATGCTGAGTTCGAACTTCCATCAAAAACCAAGAGAGATGCTGATTTAGAGCTCCCTTCCAAAACCAAGAGAGAAGCCCTTCCTTCCAAAACCAAGAGAGATGTTGAGTTTGAATTACCCTCCAAAACCAAGAGAGAAGCCCTTCCTTCCAAAACCAAGAGAGATGCTGAGATCAACTTTCCTTCCAAAACAAAGAGAAATGCTGAGATAGGCCTTCCCTCTAAAACCAAGAGAGAAGCCCTTCCTTCCAAAACTAAGAGAGATGCTGAGTTCGAGCTTCCCTCCAAAACAAAGAGAGAAGCACTGCCCTCCAAGACCAAGAGAGATGCTGATTTCGAATTACCCTCCAAAACCAAGAGAGAAGCACTTCCCTCCAAGACCAAGAGAGAAGCAGTTCCGTCCAAGACCAAGAGAGAAGCTGATTTCGAACTACCCTCTAAAACTAAAAGAGATGCCAATTTCGAATTACCCTCTAAAACCAAGAGAGATGCTGAGATCGACCTTCCATCTAAAACCAAGAGAGATGCTGATTTTGACCTTCCATCCAAAACCAAAAGAGCTACCCTGCCTTCCAAAACAAAGAGAGATGCTGAGCTAGAGCTTCCTTCCAAAACCAAGAGAGAGGCCCTTCCTTCCAAAACCAAAAGGGAAGCCCTACCATCTAAAACCAAGAGAGATGCTGAGATCGACCTTCCATCCAAAACTAAGAGAGGTGTTGATTTCGAGCTTCCCTCCAAAACCAAAAGGGAAGCCCTGTCTTCCAAAACTAGGAGAGATGCTGAGCTAGAGCTTCCTTCCAAGACCAAGAGAGAAGCCCTTCCTTCCAAAACCAAAAGGGCAGCCATACCGTCCCAAACGAAGAGAGATGCTGAGTTCGAACTTCCCTCCAAAACCAAGAGAGAAGCCCTTCCCTCCAAAACCAAGAGAGATGCTGAGATCGACCTTCCATCCAAAACTAAGAGAGATGCTGATTTAGAGCTTCCATCCAAAACCAAAAGGGCAGCTCTACCATCCCAAACGAAGAGAGATGCAGAGATAGAGCTTCCTTCCAAAACCAAGAGAGAAGCCCTTCCATCCAAAACCAAGAGAGATGCTGAGATTGACCTTCCATCCAAAACGAAGAGAGATGCTGAGTTCGAATTTCCCTCCAAAACCAAGAGAGAAGCCTTTCCTTCCAAAACCAAGAGAGATGCTGAGATCGACCTTCCATCCAAAACTAAGAGAGATGCTGATTTAGAGCTTCCATCCAAAACCAAAAGGGCAGCTCTACCATCCCAAACGAAGAGAGATGCAGAGATAGAGCTTCCATCTAAAACCAAGAGAGAAGCCCTTCCATCCAAAACCAAGAGAGATGCTGAGATTGACCTTCCATCCAAAACTAAGAGAGATGCTGAGTTCGAATTTCCCTCCAAAACCAAGAGAGAAGCCTTTCCTTCCAAAACCAAGAGAGATGCTGAGATCGACCTTCCATCCAAAACTAAGAGAGATGCTGATTTAGAGCTTCCATCCAAAACCAAAAGGGCAGCTCTACCATCCCAAACGAAGAGAGATGCAGAGATAGAGCTTCCTTCTAAAACCAAGAGAGAAACCCTTCCTTCCAAAACCAAAAGGGCAGCCCTACCGTCCCAAACGAAGAGAGATGCTGAGTTCGAACTTCCCTCCAAAACCAAGAGAGATGCTGAGATCGACCTTCCATCCAAAACTAAGAGAGATGCTGATTTAGAGCTTCCATCCAAAACCAAAAGGGCAACTCTACCATCCCAAACGAAGAGAGATGCAGAGATAGAGCTTCCTTCTAAAACCAAGAGAGAAGCTCTTCCCTCCAAAACCAAGAGAGATGCTGAGATCGACCTTCCATCCAAAACAAAGAGAGATGCTGATTTAGAGCTTCCATCCAAAACCAAAAGGGCAACTCTACCATCCCAAACGAAGAGAGATGCAGAGATCGAGCTTCCTTCTAAAACCAAGAGAGAAACCCTTCCTTCCAAAACCAAAAGGTCAGCCCTACCGTCCCAAACGAAGAGAGATGCTGAGTTCGAACTTCCCTCCAAAACCAAGAGAGATGCTGAGATCGACCTTCCATCCAAAACTAAGAGAGATGCTGATTTAGAGCTTCCATCCAAAACCAAAAGGGCAGCTCTGCCATCCCAAACGAAGAGAGATGCAGAGATAGAGCTTCCTTCTAAAACCAAGAGAGAAGCCCTTCCCTCCAAAACCAAGAGAGATACTGAGATTGACCTTCCATCCAAAACAAAGAGAGATGCTGAGTTCGAATTTCCCTCCAAAACCAAGAGAGAAGCCCTTCCCTCCAAAACCAAGAGAGATGCTGAGATTGACCTTCCATCCAAAACTAAGAGAGATGCTGATTTAGAGCTTCCATCCAAAACCAAAAGGGCAGCTCTACCATCCCAAACGAAGAGAGATGCAGAGATAGAGCTTCCTTCTAAAACCAAGAGAGAAGCCCTTCCATCCAAAACCAAGAGAGATGCTGAGATCGACCTTCCATCCAAAACTAAGAGAGATGCTGAGTTCGAACTTCCCTCCAAAACCAAGAGAGATGCTGAGATCGACCTTCCATCCAAAACCAAGAGAGATGCTGATTTAGAGCTTCCATCCAAAACCAAAAGGGAAGCCCTGTCTTCCAAAACTAGAAGAGATGCTGGGCTAGAGCTTCCTTCCAAGACCAAGAGAGAAGCCCTTCCCTCCAAAACCAAAAGGGCAGCCCTACCGTCCCAAACGAAGAGAGATGCTGAGTTCGAATTTCCCTCCAAAACCAAGAGAGATGCTGAGATCGACCTTCCATCCAAAACTAAGAGAGGTGCTGATTTAGAGCTTCCATCCAAAACCAAAAGGGCAGCTCTACCATCCCAAACGAAGAGAGATGCAGAGATAGAGCTTCCTTCTAAAACCAAGAGAGAAGCCCTTCCCTCCAAAACCAAGAGAGATGCTGAGATCGACCTTCCATCCAAAACGAAGAGAGATGTTGATTTAGAGCTTCCATCCAAAACCAAAAGGTCAGCTCTACCATCCCAAACGAAGAGAGATGCAGAGATAGAGCTTCCTTCTAAAACCAAGAGAGAAGCCCTTCCTTCCAAAACCAAAAGAGATGCTGAGATCGACCTTCCATCCAAAACTAAGAGAGATGCTGATTTAGAGCTTCCATCCAAAACCAAAAGGGCAGCTCTACCATCCCAAACGAAGAGAGATGCAGAGATAGAGCTTCCTTCTAAAACCAAGAGAGAAGCCCTTCCTTCCAAAACCAAGAGAGATGCTGAGATCGACCTTCCATCCAAAACAAAGAGAGATGTTGATTTAGAGCTTCCTTCCAAAATCAAAAGGGCAGCTCTACCATCCCAAACGAAGAGAGATGCAGAGATAGAGCTTCCTTCTAAAACCAAGAGAGAAGCCCTTCCTTCCAAAACCAGGAGAGATGCTGAGCTAGAGCTTCCTTCCAAAACCAAGAGAGAGGCCCTTCCTTCCAAAACCAAAAGGGAAGCCCTATCATCCCAAACGAAGAGAGATGCAGAGATCGAGCTTCCTTCTAAAACGAAGAGAGATGCTGAGATCGACCTTCCATCCAAAACTAAGAGAGGTGCTGATTTCGAGCTTCCCTCCAAGACCAAAAGGGAAGCCCTGCCTTCCAAAACTAGGAGAGATGCTGAGCTAGAGCTTCCTTCCAAGACCAAGAGAGAAGCCCTTCCATCCAAAACCAAAAGGTCAGCCCTACCGTCCCAAACGAAGAGAGATGCTGAGTTCGAATTTCCCTCCAAAACCAAGAGAGAAGCCCTTCCCTCCAAAACCAAGAGAGATGCTGAGATCGACCTTCCATCCAAAACTAAGAGAGATGCTGATTTAGAGCTTCCATCCAAAACCAAAAGGGCAGCTCTACCATCCCAAACGAAGAGAGATGCAGAGATAGAGCTTCCTTCTAAAACCAAGAGAGAAGCCCTTCCCTCCAAAACCAAGAGAGATGCTGAGATTGACCTTCCATCCAAAACGAAGAGAGATGCTGAGTTCGAATTTCCCTCCAAAACCAAGAGAGAAGCCTTTCCTTCCAAAACCAAAAGAGATGCTGAGATCGACCTTCCATCCAAAACTAAGAGAGATGCTGATTTTGAGCTTCCATCCAAAACCAAAAGGGCAGCTCTACCATCCCAAACGAAGAGAGATGCTGAGATAAGCATTCCCTCTAAGACCAAAAGAGAAGCTGATTCAGAGCTTCCTTCTAAAACCAAAAGGGAAGCCCTTCCTTCCCAAACAAAGAGAGATGCTAAGTTCAAACTTCCCTCCAAAACCAAGAGAGAAGCACTTCCTTCCAAGACCAAGAGAGATGCTGATTTCGAGCTACCCTCCAAATCCAAGAGAGAAGCACTTCCCTCCAAGACCAAGAGAGATGCTGATTTTGAGCTACCCTCGAAAACTAAAAGAGATGCCAATTTTTAA